The Flavobacterium galactosidilyticum nucleotide sequence GGAAGCGTCCCAACTTTCAAGAGCAACTTAATTGAGATGCTTTCAGCATAACAAACTAGGTAAAAATAAACTATCTCTCTTCATACATTTTTAATAGTTGCGTTACTGTATTCCAATTGCGAATCGTAGCGATTACATTCAATTTTTTCTCAATGTATTTTTGATCAAAACGGGTTTTAACAGCTCCAACTGCATATTTTATAAAAATTTTGTTGCCGTCAATACTGGCTTCATCAGGTTTGAATTGACTAATTCTTAAGTCATTCATGCTCGTGCTTGATAAAGTAGTGGAAATAAAAGCAACATATAATTTTTTAAAATCTACATCTTTCTCTTTCAGGAAGGGATTGTTTTTAAAACAGGAATCTAAATCTGCTTTGCTTATAACCACGACCGGAACTTCATGACCAAAAACCTTGAAAATTTCTTGCTTTATTTTGAAACCAACAGCTGCAGCACTTTCTTCTTCAGTATCTACAAAAACATTTCCAGATTGAATATAGGTTAGAACATTTTGAAAACCTATAGCTTCCAAAGTCGTTTTTAGAGCGTCCATTTTGATCATGCTATGACCGGAAACGTTGATTCCACGTAGTAATGCGAGATGAGTAGTCATATTTTATGTATTTCTGAAGTGATTTTGATTTTGGAGGAATAATTATTGAAAATATTAGATTTTCACTTTTACAACCACTTTTTTTACTTTGGCAATTTGATCTAATTTCACTCCTGGTCTATGAAGATCTTCTGGGAAAAAGATTGTAAACATTCCCTCTTCGACCTTAAGCATCGAAGTTTCTGCTTTATAAAAAGTATAATCTTTTTCTAAATTTTCTTCGACAACTACTTGGTCATTTAGGAAGGCTACTCCCATCAACTCAGTTCCTTTAATAATATATTGAATGTCAATGTATTTATGATGGCTTTCTAAAACACAATCTTGCTCTTCTTTAGTATCGTATTCTTGCACAATTGCAAAAATATTGTCGTTGTCAATTTCATATTTCCCAGATTCAATGGCTACTAAATCAGTATTGGTTATAAACTCAAATCCTTTCAATAACCTACTCGTTAGCGTACTGTATAATCTGTAATTCTCTATTTTATCAACAACCATTCTGTGTTTTATTTATATTCGATTTCAAAGATATATTGAATTATAACCATTTCCAAAACAATCGTATTTCCAAATTTCCAAACAAACCCCTATCTTCGCTTTTTGAACGAAAAATGATTATCGGGTAAAAGGAATTTACTCTAAAATCAATATTTAAAAACACACATGTCTAACAACCTCCTACTTACCCAAATAGAATACTTAAAAGGCGTTGGTCCAAGTCGGGGCGAATTGCTTCGTAAGGAATTGGGAATTCATAAGTATGCAGATTTAGTTAATTTTTTTCCAAATAGATATATAGATAGAACGCGTTATTACAAAATAAATGAACTGCAAAATAACGGTGCTGAAGTTCAGATTATTGGAAAAATTATAAATATTAAAACAGTTGAATTTGGTAAAAACCAAAAACGGCTAGTTGCTACATTTGTTGATGATACGGGACAAATGGAACTCGTTTGGTTTCAAGGACACAAATGGATTAGAGAAAGTTTAAAATTGAATGAAGTTTGTGTGATTTATGGGAAATGTACTTCTTTTGGAAGTACATTTAACATGGCGCATCCGGAAATTGAATTAATGACGGAGCATAAGCAAAGCCTTCGTTCTGCTATGCAACCCGTTTATCCATCGACAGAAACATTGACAAATCGTGGAGTTTCTAATAAAGTCATTAATAAAATGATGCAGCAGTTGTTTGTTGAAACTCAAAATTTATTCACGGAGACTTTACCTGATTATCTGATTGCTGAACTAAAACTGATTTCAAAAAAAGAAGCGCTATTCAACATTCATTTCCCCAAGAGTACCGAAGCTTTGGCGAAAGCCAAATTTCGCTTAGTCTTTGAAGAATTGTTCTTTATCCAATTACAATTAATTACCAAAAATCTCATTCAAAAGCATAAAATAAAAGGCCACCCTTTTACAAAAGTGGGTGAATATTTTAATGATTTTTATCAGAATCATTTGCCTTTTGAACTTACTAATGCGCAAAAAAGAGTAATAAAAGAGATAAGAAATGACATGGGTAGCAATGCCCAAATGAACCGATTGTTACAAGGAGATGTAGGTTCTGGGAAAACAATTGTTGCTTTTATGAGCATGCTTTTAGCACTTGATAATGGCTTTCAAGCTTGCTTGATGGCACCCACAGAAATCTTAGCAAACCAGCATTTTATTGGTTTATCAGAATTGGCACAGACCATAAATATTAATATTCGAATTCTTACGGGCTCCACTAAAATAGCACAACGCAGAATAATTCATGAAGAGCTGGAAAACGGAACTTTAGATATTCTTATTGGAACGCATGCTTTAATAGAAGATAAAGTAAAATTTAAGAACTTAGGTCTGGCAGTAATTGATGAGCAACATCGTTTTGGTGTTGAACAACGTTCAAAACTATGGAAGAAAAATACGATTCCACCTCATGTTTTAGTCATGACCGCCACTCCTATTCCACGAACATTAGCAATGAGTTTGTATGGTAATTTAGACATTTCAGTGATTGACGAATTACCACCTGGAAGAAAACCAATTCAAACCGTACATCGATTTGACAGCAACCGTTTGCGGGTATGGAAATTCTTGAGAGATGAAATCGCTTTAGGTCGCCAAATCTATATTGTATATCCGTTGATTCAAGAATCTGAAAAAATGGATTATAAAGATTTAATGGATGGTTACGAAAGTATTTCTAGAGATTTCCCTTTGCCACAATACTCTATTTCTATCTTGCATGGAAAGATGAAACCGGCTGATAAAGACGCTGAAATGAAACGTTTCTCCGAAGGTAAAACCAATATTATGGTCGCGACAACCGTAATTGAAGTCGGTGTTAATGTGCCTAATGCGAGCGT carries:
- a CDS encoding DUF1697 domain-containing protein, which translates into the protein MTTHLALLRGINVSGHSMIKMDALKTTLEAIGFQNVLTYIQSGNVFVDTEEESAAAVGFKIKQEIFKVFGHEVPVVVISKADLDSCFKNNPFLKEKDVDFKKLYVAFISTTLSSTSMNDLRISQFKPDEASIDGNKIFIKYAVGAVKTRFDQKYIEKKLNVIATIRNWNTVTQLLKMYEER
- a CDS encoding YhcH/YjgK/YiaL family protein, producing MVVDKIENYRLYSTLTSRLLKGFEFITNTDLVAIESGKYEIDNDNIFAIVQEYDTKEEQDCVLESHHKYIDIQYIIKGTELMGVAFLNDQVVVEENLEKDYTFYKAETSMLKVEEGMFTIFFPEDLHRPGVKLDQIAKVKKVVVKVKI
- the recG gene encoding ATP-dependent DNA helicase RecG; this translates as MSNNLLLTQIEYLKGVGPSRGELLRKELGIHKYADLVNFFPNRYIDRTRYYKINELQNNGAEVQIIGKIINIKTVEFGKNQKRLVATFVDDTGQMELVWFQGHKWIRESLKLNEVCVIYGKCTSFGSTFNMAHPEIELMTEHKQSLRSAMQPVYPSTETLTNRGVSNKVINKMMQQLFVETQNLFTETLPDYLIAELKLISKKEALFNIHFPKSTEALAKAKFRLVFEELFFIQLQLITKNLIQKHKIKGHPFTKVGEYFNDFYQNHLPFELTNAQKRVIKEIRNDMGSNAQMNRLLQGDVGSGKTIVAFMSMLLALDNGFQACLMAPTEILANQHFIGLSELAQTININIRILTGSTKIAQRRIIHEELENGTLDILIGTHALIEDKVKFKNLGLAVIDEQHRFGVEQRSKLWKKNTIPPHVLVMTATPIPRTLAMSLYGNLDISVIDELPPGRKPIQTVHRFDSNRLRVWKFLRDEIALGRQIYIVYPLIQESEKMDYKDLMDGYESISRDFPLPQYSISILHGKMKPADKDAEMKRFSEGKTNIMVATTVIEVGVNVPNASVMIIESAERFGLSQLHQLRGRVGRGAEQSYCILMTSHKMSADSKTRMETMVSTNDGFEIAEVDLKLRGPGNLMGTQQSGVLSLQIADLVRDRDTLALARNYAMKLLKEDPAMQKLEHSALRVVFIEMTKKKNIWNYIS